The sequence below is a genomic window from Macrotis lagotis isolate mMagLag1 chromosome 7, bilby.v1.9.chrom.fasta, whole genome shotgun sequence.
gctggtgctctatccactgtaccatctagctgccccccagaggCCTATCCTTTTAACAAGAATATTCTTCTGGTGAAGCTATGTACaaaaataactggcatttatatagcaatttaaggtTCATacattgttatctccattttttgtTTGACAGAACTAAAAGAGGTAAATTGATTTGCTGGGGATGACACAGCCAACAAttgtcagaggaaggatttgaattcaactcttccGCTCTCGAAGTCTACCCCTCTTTCCATCATGCCACGCTTGGTCCTTGAAGAATTATTCTTTGTCACTCATAAGGCAATGAAGCCGCTCAGAGAGGGCATGGATTGGCAGCACTGCATTTACTGtctagttgtttttcagtcacatcttaACTTTTTGggacccttttggggttttcttggtaaagtttttggagtggttttccatgtccttctccagcccatttttacagatgaggaaactgagacaaacggGTCAGGCCAGGATCACCCAGTAAaaagtgtctgagtcagatttgaatttaagaaggggttctttctgactccaggcctggcactggATCCACCGTGCCTTCCAGCTACCCCAGCACCATATATCCACTAAAAAAAGGAtaatatcaaagaaatatattacTGGAAGAGAGGTAAGAACAAGAGATAGCCAGTGGGCATCCCATTTGCTCCATTGGTATTCATGCAGGAATAGGAATAGAGAAAGGCCCCAGCATGTTGAGTGGAGCCCTCTGAAAGGATGTCCACCCATGTCTTCAAGAAACTTAGATTTTAATTGGTTAGATATGACAAGGTACTACACATCGATGCCTCATATATGTTATGGATACACAAGCATACCTATATACATAGATGTGTGAGAATATAACAGAGATTGGCACAAAATTTCCCAAAGCTGAGGAATGAATTAAATCAAGAGAAACTTTATTTAGTCTACAATACTTATAGTTTAAAATGTAGTGGAATGGTTCAGCTGTCCCTTTGTTGTCAGCAGTTGCTATATCGGCCTCTCCCTCAGATGACCTTCAGCATTATTTTGGGGATGGAAAGGGCAATAGagacatttgtaaaatgtaaaatgcaaaaGTTCATAGACCACAGGATTAATGCAGCAGTAAGTGTTTGCAATAATTTTGGTTATTTGGGCTGCTCTGTCCAGTTGATAGCTGTTCTCACAATCATTCAAGTTCAATTGCTCTCGAAAAGTCCTAAGGAAAAGCACTAGGTTGTAAGGTGTCCACAATCCCATAAAAACAAGTGACTTgacaaaaataaatcttaaaatttcatattttttctccttatatcttgatgtttttttaattctccaaAAGCAAAAGATAGCAATAGATACTGGGATGAGAAACCCTAAAATGTTCATCTTTAAAGCCAGAAAATGGCTCCAGGACTTCTCTTCCCCTGGTAGATAATGAGGTTGAACAAAGTGGCAAATGTAATTGCTGCCTTCCATTTGAACTTGGAAAAGTATAAATTCTGGTAAAGAGGCCAGCAGGGCCAGTCCCCACATACCTGCAATGATGCTATAGGCAGTCTTCCTGGTGGCTATGTGAAATCTTCCCACATGGACAACTGCCATATAGCGATGTATTATTGAAAGAACCAAGAAGCAGGTGTACCCATAGAAGCCCACTGAGTAGACCCCAGAAATCAGTCTACAGATTGGATCTCCGAGGTCCCAGCTATGTTTTGCAGTGTAAATCCAGAAGGGGAAGGtgaacaagaaaaggaaattggcAATGGTCATGTTCAGGAAAAAGACGTCCACCAGCTCTCTGAGTTGCTTATATTTGATTAGGATCAGTGCAAGGAAGCCATTGGCACCCAGACCAAGGAGAAATATCACAGTGTAAAACACAGGCAGAACTTGTGCTTCGAAGGCTTTGTCATCGTGCTTGTGGCACTGTGGCCTCAGGTCCTCGGTAAAGTCATCTTCTATTAAAACATCATAGTAGGTTGTCGAAGTGTCATTGTCCATCTTGAGCTGGCTTAggaaagatctctctctctctctctctctctctctctgaacaaaagaaaaaaaattagaaataataatataaccATGCTTTGAATTTACAGAGTCATTGCTTCACAGCAGAAAACATTGGTCTTAACATCAGAAGACCCAGGCTGGCCTCCCTGTCCCGTTGGGACCCTCTgcagtcacttaaaaaaaaccaagtctCTTTTTGAGAATAGTGTTCTTTCATTTACTGTTTATAATAACCACTAGCATTTAGGTAGGTCTCAAAGCTTGAAtgacctcatctgcaaaaatgaaggTGCTAATTTTTCTACCACCTGTAGCCTGAGCTCTTGTGTGACcaagtcattttctctttttgggtttttgcaatggggttaagtgacttgcccaaggacacacagctaggttagtattatgtctgaggttggacttgaagcctgactccagggtcggtgctctatccactgtacccttGACCACTCATTTCCATtgatgagaaataaaattttctcagaATGCATCCATACTTTACCAAAGCAATGAATTCATTAAACAAGCATTTGTGTTTCTCTCTGTTCAAGGTGCTACAGGAgaattaaaaagtatttcataTACCCTCTGGAAAACTCACGATTCTTTGTGAGTGAAGGTGGGAAGAGAGAGGGGAACCATAGCATAAAACATGTACTcatgaaataataacaaataacagGAGGCATTCTAGGAGAAAAACATCATAACTTACTTAACACAATTCAACTCAACAtgcacttttttggttttttgaatgttcttttcttttttcaattataggtaaagatagtttttaacattcatctttttgtaagcttttgatttccacattttcttacctctctttcttccctccccctccccataacAACTAATCTGATACAAATTATccatgtataattgtgtttaacatatttccatattagttatgttataaaagaagaataagaactaagggggggggactatgaaaaaggaaaaaaacaccatAAAAAcggttttaaaaactgaaaatactatgttttgctctgcatccagactccatagatttttctctggtGAAGGTGGAGGGCATTTTccaccacaagtcttttagaagtgTCCTTGATCAActaactgctgagaagagcttgAGTCCATCATAACGGTCATCATACAATGTTCTAGCATGAAAATACCATGTAGTATGTATACATTAACTGCCCCTATGATATGACTACATTCTACTCCCCTTTAGATATGTTACTTTATAGATAAATTGGGTCTACTTTCCATTACCATAAAGTGACTGTTAAAAAAGTGTCTGTTATTCACAGCTGAAAGTTTCTCATATAAGGCTTATCTTAGTTCTAGAAAACTTAGGTTACAGAGTTTGTAGAAGCAAACAGAAATCATACAACAGCTGGCTAAAAGAGTTCAACTTACCAGAAGGATCTTCCTGTGTAAAGTTCGACTGTTTTCTGAGCAGTCGCCCAAAGGGCGAACAACACATTGGCTAAAGAAGGAGACTTCTGTCCTCCCCAGCTCCAGATCTAAGCCCCAAGAACAGGAAGAAGTTCATTGCTCTCTTCGTTTTTTACCATGGGTCATCCTTTGTAACTTCCTGAAATAAGTCAACTGAAGCCTCCTCCAAGTGAGTCCTCAGGACTTCTGAAGCTTCTGTGGAAGTAGAGGAagctgttgtttttctttctagtcttcccctcccccaaacctACCTCGGGCTCTCCGTTTGCCAGGTCTCCTGGCTGCTTGAGATAAGCCGGCTCCTCTGCAGGATGGGCTGTCCCTTCTATTTTAGAAGGAGTCTTACATCATGCTGTCCCTTATCCTGGAATAaccccccccacctccactcTTGAATCTTGCCCATCCTCTAAGTGCTTTCCCAAAAGCTTCCTCTAGCTTGAGTCCTTCTCAGATGTCTCCCTGCCTTCATCTGCCTTCGAGCCAGCAAGGCTCTCTCCATCCACTAAACTGTCCCCCAGAGTCAGCCTCCTGGTCACCTTTCCAGACATTTCACAGGACAGTGCTGGAAATCAGGTTCTGAAGTCAGCAATTGTGTATAATCAAAGTTACCCACAAAAAGCTCATAAATCCTGTGGAAAATACAATATTACTCTTTCAATGCTTGTATGTGCTTGGAAAGGGCATGAGAGATTCTAAAAGACAGCCTAAATCAGAAAGCAGATGCATCTGAAATGTTGGTCTGCTATGgaataatcaaatataaattttattttttataatacgCAGGGAAGTGATTGATTAGGAAATAGGAAAGAATCAAGTTGGAAAACTCATGATTAGGGAGAAAATACTCTTTGAAGGAACTTTGCCATGAAGAGGGTGACCACTCTACCAACTGTTTCTTCTTCCTGCTTTACCATCAGGTAAGAGGAGATAAATAGTGCAGAGGATGGAGTGttaggcctggagttaggactCCTCTCtgtgagtttgaatctggcctcagacatatactcgctgtgaccctgggcaagtcatttaaccccatttcactcagctcttcatttgtaaaatgagctggagaggcaatggcagactactccagtatctttgccaagaaaactccaaaaggggtcacgaaaagttagatatgaccgAACAACAAGAGACACAACAGTACCAAAGGAAAGGGGGCATCTTCCTAGTTACTCCAAGGAAGGTGAATTTAGGGtctccttttcattcatttattagctCTGTCAACCTATACAGAATGAAGAGATGTGAATATAATGAAGAGAACTGTGGCTTAGGAGAAGGAACATGCAGGGCTCCCATCTCATCCTCTGGGACAATCATAAATTGAGTGGAAGAGCAGCCCATGTCACCTGtactatttaatttcttttctcttgctGAACACACATGATTGAATTCATATACATTAACTATCCTTATGATATGACTGCATTCTACTCCCCTTTAGACATATTACTTTATAGATAAATTGGTTCTACTTGCCACTACCATAACTCATCATTGCATCCTCTACCACTTTGCCTCTCTAAAAACCACCCCCTCTACCTCTTTGCCTCTTTAAAAACCACCCCATATGCTTCCCTTAAGGTTTGACGTCAAGGGTATATTTTCTTTAAGGTCAACTCAGGTGGTGCTACTTCTGAAAAGAAGTCTTTCTTGTTCCCTTCATGTTAGAACTTTCCTTGGGATTAACTTTCATCACATACCTGTCTACAACTGGTATTCTTACCTCCCTGAGATTTTTCAATTAGTCTTTGTCACCTAGTGCCAGGGATCAGTCTTACACATAGTAAGATTTagttaatatttgttgaacttaATTTAATAATGTACTTATTACCTTGTGAGTTGATAAGTTCTTTCAGTATAGTTCTCTTAGCACACAGTGACTCAGAATGGACCCTAAAGGACACAGAGTCTAACCCATATCAAacttttcctcttcaaaaatcCCCACAAGTGATGGGTGgtccatttgtttgttttttgaagacCCCTGGTGATGGGGAAACAGCTTCTTGACAAGGTCTCTCATTTCCCTTTGGGCTAACTGTTGCTAGGATATTTTGCTTACCTCAAGCCTCTTAATCTTCCTCTCTACAACTTCTCTCAATTGCTTTGACCAAACAGAGACAGTGTGGTCCAAATGAAAAATGCCTCCTGACTTTGAACCCTGTGTTTGTTGATCATTGTCTGAGTAAACTTGATTATTTACATAACTTCCCTGCACTTTCCCTATTTGGAAAACAAAGTCCTTAGACTGGAAGATATCTGAGGTCCTATCAACACAGGCTGCCTGATTCTTAGTCCACATCACACCCTTTCACATTTGCTGTTGATTTGCTTCAGCTGtgcctgtctgtctctccatggccccatttggggttttcttggcaaagactttggagtggtttgccatttcctcctccagttcattttacagatgaggaactgaggcaaccaggatcCCACAGGCAGtaaagtctgagaccagatttaaactggggaagatgtgtcttcctgtctccagacccaCTGAGCCATCCACCTGCCCCAAACCCTACAAGTTCTTGAGATCAACTCTCATCTTTCTCTCTAATTCTTCTCTTCATATTAAACATCCCCAGTTGCTTAAAAGCATCCTCATGTGACATGGGCTTAAGGCCCCTCACCATCCTGTGTGTCCTTCCTAGAATGTGGCATCCAGACCTGAGTTCAGGACCCCAGAGAAGTTCTAAACTGGGCTAAATATGGTGGGACTACCCTCCTCCCCATTCTGCACGATATGCCTCTCCTAACGTAGTCAAAGATCATTACTTAGCTTTTTAGATTGTCAGATCCTACTGCTGATTCATTGAGATTGTGGTCTACTAAATCTCCAAGAGCTTTTTCCTAATAACTGGCCCAGTTTCTCTTTTCTTATGCAAAACTGAGTTTTTGAACCCAAGGAAAATCTCCTCCTAACTGTAGATGACTATCACTTGGTAAAGTCTATTTTCATAGACTATTGCAGAGCACTCTTCAATCCCAGTTTGGCAGTAACTGCATCTTTCTTGACCTGGAGGTTCCCCCAAATGACCAAGAAGCACCTCCTAATCTTGCTAAAAGCTCCTCagaaagaattttcctttatCATCAGAGGACTTTTCCTTTTGACAGGAGTCCCTGATAATTTTTCTATCACAAAAACTTCTCAAGTCATACAAATTCAAGGTTGAGTTTTAAATGTCACAAATGTTATTTCACATTAACTGAGACTGACCTTTAAAGAGGTGGTTGGTGGTGCTATAATTGGTTTAGGTAGAGATGCTGTGGCTTGTGAACTGGAGAGTCAATCACCAGTCCAAGAATAGTCTTTTTAGGTTTAGGCTGTGACCCCAACTCAAGCTTTCACAGCTGACAAGTCATGCAGCTTTATCTGGAGGTTGTGAATCCAAATGCATTCAACTCACCAAGCACATGTTGAACTCATGTGCCAAGCACTGTTCCTGGTCCTAGGAattcagagacagaaacaaaacagTGCCTGTCCTTGAGGAACTTACATTCAATTAGAAGTTGGGGGCATGGACACAagtaagaaaatacaaaatatatagtaGATGAATAATGTTGGAGGAAAATACACTAACAACTGAGAATCTAGTTAGGCTTCCTATAGGAAGTGGTACTTaggctgaactttgaaggaagctagggattctaagaggtggaggtaGGAGAAAGGGCATCCTAGGCATGGGGACTTTGTACAAAGGTACAGAGATAGGAGATAGGACATTATGTACAGGCCTTGCACCAGGGTCTACATAATGACAGGGAAAGGAGCTGAGAGGTTGCTCTGATTCTGGTGGAGGTGCCATCCTAGAGACTATAATATAGCTCAGGAGGGATAAAGCAGGGTCTCAGGTCAACTGCCTTCATATATAGGCAGCCAAGGAATAACTGATATAGACTGAAATAAGTCAAATGGTCTATTTAAGAGCTATTTATCCATCCCTTACCTCTCCATGAAGCCTCAGTGTCACATCCCCTTTTAGACATCTAACTAGTTAGACATCTTATTTTGATTTTGgggtttgtctgtttgttttttttttttttggattttttcaaggcaatggggttaagttacttgcccaagagcAGTGACAAAGAAAGtgacagctaggtagttattaggtatctgaggctaaatttgaactcaagtcctcctgactccaaggccagtgctctatccactgtgtcacccagctgtccctcctgtagacatcttaaacccAACAGGTCCAGAATTGAATTCACTGTCTTTCCCTCTCACACCTCCTTTATCCCTAACTTCCCTGCTATTGTTGCTGCATCCTGTCCATCACCCAGGCTTGACACTTAGGGTGttgtccttcctttctctcttatcttccccttccccttccccctccccatttccaaTCTCCCAtcttccccattctctcctttgatACTTCAAGCCCTTGTCACTTCCCGACTGTATCAGGTCTTTTTCCACTTTACACTGTCTTCCGTTTTATCTATCAAAAtgatcctcctaaaaagtacatCTGACCATATCACCTCCAGTGGCTCCCTTTTGGCtcttggatcaaatataaaatcttcagtTTGAAAACCAATGCACCTAAAATTATCAGAGCTCCAGGTATTTGGGGAGAAAGACTTTTTAGCAAATTTCtatgataaagttctcatttctaaagtataaggGAAAACTAATGAAAACTCTATTTAAACCACTCCTAAATGATAGTCAAAGGATCTGAACAAGTacttttcagaggaagaaatccaagccaTCAACAGATTTATGGGAAAGTGCCTCAAATCATTAACAATGAAAGAAATGGCCCCATTTCATCCCTATCATTTTGTCAAAAtggacaaaaaagagagaaagacaccTGCTTTAgggctgtgggaaaacaggtacaTAAATGCATGTTGACAGGGCAATTTGAATATCTGCTCCAAAAACCCAGTGATACTACTGGATGGGGTGAAGGGTCCACACTccaaagagatccaagaaagaggaaaaatacccatatatctaaaaatataacagtggttggcaaagaactgaaatctGAAGGGTTACCCaccaactggagaatggctgaacagatAATGGTTTGTGAATGTGATGGACTACGATTGTGTTATAAGAGATGAGAAatggggatggtttcagagaaacctggaaagacctgtACAAGTggtacaaaatgaagtgagcagaacccagagaacaacgtataataacaataacatagAGAGAACAAACACTCTCCTTTGTCTCCTCACCTCTACCTTTTAGGCATCCTCACTTTCTTCAGGTCTCAGCtacagttcccccccccccttttttaggtttttgtaaggcaaatggggttaagtggcttgcccaagccacacagctaggtaattattaaatgtctgagaccggatttgaacccaggtactcctgactccagggcaggtgctttatccactgccaccccTACAGTTCCCCCTTCTGCAAGAACTTTTTTCTGATCTGCCTTAATGCTATGCCTCCCCTCTGAGATGAGCTCCATTTATCCTATATAGATCTTGTCCCTGTTTGTGTGCAGGTTGCCCCTCATCACTATTAGATTGTCATCTGCTTGAGGGCAGATGTTATTTAGACCTCTCTTTATAATCCCAGTGCTCATACAGTGTCTGgtgcacatagtaggagcttaataaataattgttgacagGATGAATAGAGAGAATAAAGAgtgcaatgtaaaaaaaaacaaaaaaaaatgaacaaagaaggTAACTTAAAGCTGTATAATTATTACCACCAAGCTTGGcccagaaagaaagaagagaaaatgcatCCCCCTCTCTTTTTAGAGATGGGGGCTAGGAGTGTGGAACAATGCCTGTGCCAAGAGTTTTCCTGAACTGCTTCCCCACCCTCTCTTTGTTTTTTATCCTTTGTCACAACAGATAACTTTCTGAGTAAAGGAAGCAGGAAGGATATATTCAGAAACATCAGAGATTTAGAATGGAGGGAACCTCAGTGGGCAGCAAgtacaaccccctcattttacagatggggaaacagggAAATTATGTGACTCACCCCAAGTTACACAGGTAGCCAAATTAGGATccaaactcaggtcctttgactctgGAGACAGTACCTTTCCCACTAAAAAATAATGTAACAAAGAATAGCAATAACTATTTAAATAGCAAGGCAGATTTGTAGCCAAAGGGGAACCTAAATTTATATGACTTTTCCTTCTGGTAAATTAACACACTACTCTGGTGTATTTATTAAGCCCAATCTCATTTCCCAAGATATTCTGAGTGGTGGGGTTGGAAAGTCCACAATGCCACCCCCCCCACATCAGTCACCTTCCCAATGTACCAGAAAAACCACCAGCACCTTGGAGAAAGAGTTCAACTCCCTGGTGACCCCACATGGCCCCTCCCCACCTGCTGGAGGCTGAGGCAGGTCCATCTGCTACTTTCTTCACAACT
It includes:
- the LOC141494534 gene encoding chemokine C-C motif receptor-like 2; this translates as MDNDTSTTYYDVLIEDDFTEDLRPQCHKHDDKAFEAQVLPVFYTVIFLLGLGANGFLALILIKYKQLRELVDVFFLNMTIANFLFLFTFPFWIYTAKHSWDLGDPICRLISGVYSVGFYGYTCFLVLSIIHRYMAVVHVGRFHIATRKTAYSIIAGMWGLALLASLPEFILFQVQMEGSNYICHFVQPHYLPGEEKSWSHFLALKMNILGFLIPVSIAIFCFWRIKKTSRYKEKKYEILRFIFVKSLVFMGLWTPYNLVLFLRTFREQLNLNDCENSYQLDRAAQITKIIANTYCCINPVVYELLHFTFYKCLYCPFHPQNNAEGHLRERPI